The Oryzias latipes chromosome 11, ASM223467v1 nucleotide sequence CAGAGACAACATGAATGTGAACAAGAGCGGACTGGAATTGGACCCTTgttaaaatccaaaagaaatgtataaattttGTACAGTATAGTGTCTTGTGGATATATCGATGGTAAGGAGCAGCGCATGTAAATATGTGATGGTCAGAACAGTACTTACCATTTTCTTCCACATGACCATATCCCATCTAAGTCAGAGCTTGTTTTGGGGAGTAAACCCCCTAAATAAGCAGGTTTTAGAATTTAGTATTCCTGGTGGTTTAGTGCACTTTAGTCTTTGGTTCTCTCCTAAGAACTTGATGTAAAAATAGGCAAATTAAAGCAAACCAAGGATGTAAAATGTATCTGCAGTCCTCATGTATATTAACCAAGGCCTTGGGATTCTAACTAATCAAAGAGGTCTGATGtttggtgtcatatttctttccTCAGggaatttttgcattttattagaCTTGATTTGTTGACCTTTTAATCAAAAGCTGCaacactttatttctttttcccccccaaaacacAGAATCAAAACAGTAATTACAATTCAAGCCATTCCTGTTTGGTATGTTATGAAAGCAGGAGTTTAACAAttttaatgaaagtaaaaaaaaaagttacctgCAATGCTCCCGTCTTTATTCAACCACTTGTCAGTGAAACTTTAGAAACTTTGGGTAAAATTTGTTAAACTATTGTGACAAATTGTGAAACAGATTGAAGGCAAAGACAACTTTAATTTGGACCGTTTTTGATAAATCATCTTCTTACAAatctgtttttcattatttcttgAAACCTGGATTTATGTCTCTAAGTATCAGCAGCTGTAGTCTGGCTTTAcctggtttgaactgcagcttaGGAATCTGAtagcagaataaaataaatgcgtGAGGAGCAGAAATTACAGCGACAGACAGATTTGGATGTTACACAGATGTTTTCAGATGCTGGACAGAAGATTATGTCAGTAATCTCCCCAGTCATCAGAATGAGAAAGCGAGGAATGCTGTGAGAATGCTTGCAGTCAAGCAGAGACACTGCAGGAGAACTGTAATGTCAGaaatagtaattaaaaaaatgtcatttacatAGTTGGAGAGCGGCAGTTATGCAACAGACACCATATGGAAGAGGACCCAATCCCTGTAACACACAAGTTTCTGATGAAGTCAGAGAGTTCATGGTAAACTTTGCTTTCTTCATCATTTACTAAATGGCACTCTCGTGCATTTTATTTGGTCAGTAAGGTGTACAAtgtaatgataaataaaaataaaatgagaaaggctttaatttcaattaaagcctttctcattttattcaattattcaattatttctattattatttgatttggtaaaaacaaaacaaagtgaaaTAACTCAAAGgtgttgatcttttttttatctatcttcttttttctgtctcatGTCTTGATGCTGTAAAGTTTTCCACATGCTAAGTCCCTGCAGACTATAACTTGAAAAATCTAAGAGTAGAAATTTAACAAGACGTAAAAAACTCCAAACTATAAATATCAAATCCACAGTAAAATTTCACAAAATTTacgctaattaaaaaaaattatttacaaaaTCTTAACCATTACTGgtgatacttaaaaaaaactaaatattggTCCACACATCTTGAGAGACGACAACTACAGAAGACTgcaatttttttcagtttggtttCTTGACATTATATCATTTTGCCTTAAAATgccaaaatcataattaaaaaaccactgggaacgctttgaaaatagatcaaaagatgaagaTCGTACTATAGACTCAGTTCAGATTACAGTTGTAGCAACTAAattaaagaattgtttttttaagtcaaaatctTCTTAATTTAAACCCACTCTACATTTCTGTGAATTTGTCccataaaaagcattttggttgaCAAaatcagaagaggaaaaaacagtttgtaaaattttcatttttattacaatCTTCACTTGTTGTTATTACAAAGGAAAATCTTCAACTGAGACTACTCTCCAACTTTTCTAGCGAACAACCATCAGACAACACTGGTAAATATACATGAAAgaccaaaaaagacaaaattgaaAATCATAAAACATATATGGGAGTTTTTAGAAAGGTTAAAATAATGAAACTAATGCTCAGGAAATGCAGGAAACACATGGTTATAATTAGTCTGTTTGCATTCTAAAATCAACACATATTCTTCTAAAAGAAATAACCTTACCCTTACACATTGTAGTCTCCATTCATAAGTGagcttcagcaaaaaaaaaagtgtagctATGAGGGTTTGCTTTAGAGCAGTAAAAACTTTTGCTTCTGTCACCACAATGACAATTTTTTAGCTTCATGTTTCATCTGCAGCACATCTTTAAAGAGGACACTGATACAAACAAACGTTACAAAACCAAGCTGGAGATTATGCACGGCTGATTGATGTGGGGCAATGGCGCATTATAGGCGCGCCTCCTGTGTGTAAGGGTGCGTTCAGGCGTCACTGCATTAACAGAATGAAGGATGGTGCTGAAAGTGGCTGGAGCGGATGGGAGGTGAGTCCTCTTCATCGGACTTTTATTTCAGTGGTTCATACTGAATCAGAGAAAGGGCTTCCTCGTTGTTCAACAGTCCGTGGACAAACTCTCCCTCTGCGATTCGGTctgaaatggagcaaaaaggaCAAAGTAACATTAACTTTTTTCAAATACGCACAACTGTTCCAGCCAGataaggaaaataaatgacTATTATGAAAATattatatactgtatatgaaTTGAATGAATATTTCAAACTAATGTGAAGTAGTTAAGCTTTCTAGTTTTACGGTGGTTAAacatataaaacacaacaatGCTGTTCTTGGCAAGGAGGTCACAGGTAGAAATGCAGATGGGAACTTTTATTGTAGAACGTATTTTGGATTAAGAAAACCCAAGAAGAACTGTACCCTATAGGATAAAGTTCTAAAACTTGTCAGAAAATGGGTATTTTAACTTAAAGTAGCATCCCCACCAAATACAAAGGGGTTTTCCATGATATGATCCAATAAGGtcaaacatactttttttttagtttgaaaaagatgagTGTAACTAATTTGAATGTAACTAAGTcagctttttaatttattttattctaagaCATACACGAGCAATAAATGTTGATCATATCAAACTTTGACTAAATTTGGCTCTGTTTAGGATTGTGAAATCAGTTTCCAAAGGTGTTTTTTGTCACTTCTTTATTTGGCAGCTTCATTTTGCAACAAGTAGTCCCCAAGTGAATATTTATGCCATTTTTTCTATCTGTgttattttctaataaaatttaaaagtaTATCGAATAGTTGTAACTCCTATTTAACTCCTTTTagtgtttattttatgaaatttgAATgttaatgtttgcatttttcgtCATTCTGGACTTTTGTTGCTAACTTGTTCTGTGTGTCTCAATCTAAACCCTCTCCTCTCACCGTTATCTTCTTTGTTGAAGGTTTTCCAGAGCTTCTCCGCCCTCTTTTCAGGAGTGTTTTCGTCGTCGGGCAGGTCATCCACCTCATCTTTGGGAATCAGCTTGAAAATAGACTGTTAAACAAAGTAAGGACACTTTAGTCAGATTTCACTGTCGCTTCCTTTAGATCTACTTAATCTACGTAATTACTGGAACTACTGAACcgattcatcttttattttcaagGATTTTGTCCAAGTCACAAACTGACCAGCAGTCTCTTGACAAAACCAGCAACATGTGGGATTAACCCACTTCCCTCTCTGACTCTGACTTTGTTCTGTGATGAGATGAGCTTTAATCTATCAAATTGAAATCTTTTTTCTGcataaaagtctgttttgaatgAATGTGAAGAGAAAAGAGTGGAATCATTTCAGTTTGGTGTCATTCTGTGTACAAATATCATTGGTATAAAGCAactttttttacaaatcaatGAACAACCTCTCTGcattacattatttacatatttatattatttacatttacattccttttttaatatatgtcttAAACCTTTTACCTACATCTTAACATTCTTAGCAGCACAAGAAAGTCACAGCACGGATTCAAAACATGGCCCTTGACAAAGACAACATGTCAATAGCAACGCTATACCTTATTATGTCTGAGACTGATGAGTCTGTTCATAACATTTCATGGCTCTACCTTACAGTAGATTctgctattttaatttttttggtgaTATATTGAAACTAAATGTCACTTTGTTAACATTGACTAAAGACAGGATTTTACTAAGGCATGTGGGTTACCTGGGTGTTACCGTCAAGCGCTGTCCTGGGATTAATCTGCCTAAATGATCAATCCGCAAGTGTAATCCTCAAGAATAAGTTTGCGAAAGTTACAGGTCAGATGAATTGCGTCTTGCAACTATAGAAGCCCTCATTAGTACTATATTGTGGTGTGATGAACACATTTTCAATTGGTGAGTctacatttaaaagcaaaaatctcTCTGGCTCTATCGACCAAAATTATTCAATTTGATTACTTGAATTACTTCTTATTTGCTTTCTTAGTGCCTTAAATTAAATGTCTTTGAAAATCTGAATTCAATTTCTCTCAAATTGCTTAACTTATGTGAGTGTCATGGTTTAGTGAGTGTGCCACCAAGTGAATAAGACCTTGTTAGTAAAGGTCTAGAAAGTGAAAACAACAGTCTTTGTTTCCTCAAAACCAGATAGTAAAAATCAAAATTCATAAAACCAGCAGCTGAAACTTTTTATAAACATctgcaaattaaatatttattactcCAATCCAGTGTTCCAGGTTTTAAATAACTAGCATTGCAAATTTCAACCAATTTTTGTTTACTGTAACTTTATGCTCATTCCAAAGGATTTGAATTGTCGTTTGCTTAAATCAGTTATTAAGCTCTATGCCGATGACATGATTTTCTATAGCTCTGTAAAGAATTTGCAGTTTCTTTGAGTAGAATGACTCAGCAGGAGTGCCTCAAACTCACCGCACAGATTTCTTTGACCTCAGACTTGGTGATGTATCCATTTTTGTCTACGTCAAACAGCGAAAAGGCCCACTCCAGTTTTCTTGTGGTCTTCCCTGTTGACGTCATGTGGAGGGCAATGATGTACTCCTTGAAATCCAAAGTGCCATCATCGTTGGTGTCAAAGGAGCGAAAGACATGCTGGGCGTACGTGTTGGCGTCGCTTTCCGGGAAGAACTTGCTGTAGATGTTCTGAAACTCCTCTTTGGTAATGCGCCCCGACGGACACTGCTTCTTGAAGTTTTCGTACCAGTGGACGATCTCAGTCTCTGAGAACTTGGTACTGAGCTTCAGGTCCTCCAGGATCTCTTTGGACACGGCACCGCTCTTGCTGTTCCCCATTGCTGCGACTAGCTTTTACACACTACAGTTGTGAATTCGGGCAGATTTTCTAGGGTTATCGTGAGACAATTCCAACttaatgagttttattttgtgGTCGTAGTAAACAGATGACAGTCCGTGGTTGATCcttgtctctgcctgcacttCAAGCTCTGAGACACAAATGCTGTGAAAAGAACAGAAGCCGCTTTAAAAGCTTATTAAGCCAATCAAGCAGGAGTAACACTGGCAACTTAGTTCAGATCTTAAGGGTTGTTTATCTTTGAGTAACATGTTGTGCGTCAGAAAGTTCTGGCATCTCCCCCTTGCTATTTTAGATTCAAGGCAGCTTATGAAAGTTAAAGGAGAGGAAATACTGTTACATGATACGAAAGGGCTCGTCTCTGTAAGGAAATTAGCCAAACAGGAACTAAATCTGGACATAAtggaaatataaaataaacaacctTCAGACCTGCTTTTTGGTGGGGAATTGTTACAGGATATAgccataaattaaataaaaaatctattttgttgCACATTGTTCATGAAATGCTCCATTCTATTAGTAAGGATGGGAAATTTAGACCAACTGCTatagttttttcttatttattagaGATATCTCAGCTGTCTTGCATGTTTTCAGAGTTGGGTGGTTCAGTATTacacttaaaaaacacattttcacactttttgcaaataaagaGTTGGTAATCGCAGGTATCAGGTGAGTCGAGAAACATACAAATCCTCAGGAAAAAAACTCTTGCATGCCAATTATTACTTAAAATTTTCaattattcaataaaaaaaaacagaattatgaCCAGGATTTGTCCATCagattcattttaaatcaaaatctcCAGCTGCTTCATCTTGAAGTGTGACATAAACAGACGGCCTAAACTCAACTTGCACCGTGGTGTGGGTCTTACCTGTGCGATCAGCAGAAGGCTAGGAGCAGAGATGCTGTgtctgacagcagcagcagcaacagaaatcAGCCGCCACCTGCTGCCACCAACCACATATGTGTCTGTCAGAGGTGGAGCCTCAGCAGCAGCTACATGAACCTGATAAATTAGTCACATGGCACATATTTCCTTGTGTTAGCTTGATTGAAAAGATTATTGTTGTGCAGAAGTGCGACATTAGCGATCTAAAGATGAACACAGAACTTATTTTAACGAGTCCGTCATGAAAATACAAGTTTTTGGACGTGAGTGGAAGTTAAAACAGAATTAATTCTGACTTGTTTTTTATAAGTCATCACAGTCTGTTGAAAATTGGAATAACTTTGTGTGTACaatatcaaatatttttttatttccagagAACGTGAATTTATAGCATAGAAATACACGTTTCAATATATTTTAGGAAACCAAGCTGAGGTTTGTGCGGAAATCACACCTTTAGCCAATCACATATACACATGTTGACTGATTGATCGTGGTAAGTTCTAGCTCTCATTCATAAATTATGTTTGTAAATTCAAACCTAGTAATATAGATTATTtgacatatttgttttaattttagtctaaaatcaaaagaaacaaGATATACAGATGTAAagaatcataataataatgctaCAGTTCCTACAGGATATTATTTGAAACCTTTGAATTTCAAACAATAATCCTAATAATCATATAAATGGCACAAAAAGTAGGAGACTTTGGATTTAGCTGATAATTTCTTGTGATAAAACATCTTGACAAGATGGAAAACCTAAAGGATTGTAACAAGAATCTTCTGCTGAAGAGTGCCTGGGTTGCACCCATGAAAACTGAATAGATCTTCTCAGCAAATGCATGAAACTGTTGTCTGATGTTTGATGAAGTTTAAAGAAGTCAGACCATTTGGAAATTTGCCTATTTACTGATGTAAGAAGCAGGAAACTCTGTAGTGTTtgaaacaactaaacacaataataataatattacttTTGTCTGAAGTCAGACTGTGTAGATGTGTTGATCACTACACAAAACGGCTCCCTCAAACCATCAAAAAGAGGGATGCTGGGATTTTACCATTTAGGAATCTTGTGGAAAAGCCTCCCaaagaacctcagggccgcagagactgttgtttgtttttaaaggaaggcttaagacccATTTAATCTAGCTTTAAGTTGAaatttaggaatttatttgatattttaattatttatgttctctttttatcaatttgatttatgtgtatgtatatacatttatttattttttacttatttgtttactttttttttcttttttaatttttttattcacacttaccattttatatgtctattaaggtttatttatgtacttatttgttgtttttttaaacatattttaattttcattttcattgtatTCCTTTTACCTTTTAGTTGTAACTcccgtgttttcctcatagggatcctccacatcagtgacagACCCTTCTCAGTGGACGGGTCAttgcagtgggatctcctggtTCTGGCTCTTAAACTCGGTTCTGGGTAGTCCTGTGGTACTATACTCCGTGATCTTGAgtggggggtcactgatgtggacatgtccccaaaagaTCGTTTCCCCACCAGGTTTCTACATCGCATCATTTTATCACTCTTTTTATCATGGAGTgtttacataaataaagtttgatttgatttgatttagtaTCCGCCCCTCAATTCTGAGGGAAACTCTCCAGAACCTTCTTTGGGGAGACGGTGTTGCCACGGACACTAGATTTGGTTCCAGACTGTGGTGATTTGGAATCATCCCTATTTCCAAAATCTTAAAGTTTCTCTCCTTCTAATTGCTTAAAAGTATGTCAagccttgtttgttttgtttttttagtgaaGGAAATGTCGTCCCTCATGACCACACTGCCTCCCCCAAAAGATGTTCCTGTGTCATGTACATGCTAGTCTCAACATTTTCTTAACACTTTGATCAAATGACTTAATTGCCTTTGACTACATCTGCAAATTTCACTTAATAAACTTCTATAAGGCAAATGAAACCAAAAGTGGGAGGAGCATATTGACCAAAGTTTACTCAGCTGCTAGACAAAATAAGACTTGAAGCTCTGTTGGATTCATCCATTAAACACCCAACTGCCTATCAAAAAGCACGCCCCTTAGATATATGCAATTTTGATTTAGGGgcattctttatttaaactccTTCAGAATTGTCAAGACTAACaaattgagaaataaaaatTGGTAATGCTTCTGAGATCAGAATGCACAgaatgttttgctttgtttcatgTGAGGTTTTTGACTTGTAATTCAATAGAGAATTGCTCTTTTCCacctgcctccagtggtctttggaggaactgcaacatatGGTAATTCTAGGTTGGCGTCAACTTaatcaaatgaataaaattcAAACTTTAGTTATAAATGTTAAGTAAGATGCTAAAATTGCTGAAAATGTGtctctcaaaaagaaaaacaatgcatGCCTTTGTTGAACTTAGTACTGAAAAGCAAATTTGGCTGTAACGACAGCTGAAAAGAGGCCGGATGATTGAAAGCAATGCTTATAATGTTACAAGAAATCCTAATAATTTAGCTGACTAGTGTGTGTTACAGTTAAAAATTGGAACGAAGCAGAAAAACAGTAGCTGCTGACGTTACACGGAGAACTTTATGAAAGATATTAAATTACCCAAATGTAAgctcaaagggaaaaaatggaaaaagacacAAGAATGCTAGTTTAATGAGCTAaaggggtttaaaaaacataatgtATACCAGGTATGTTTTGGTAAATTTAACCTATTTTAAGTGCCATGCGCTTCATTTGTCCAACAGAATATGACAGTTGAAAAGTCATATTTTGTTGAAAGTTTCTGCCACTTTGGGTgaaacaacaaatgaaaaagggGGAGAATGTAGCTGAAATCTTCAGAAAAAAGTTAGATGAGCACTGGAAATGGACATGCCAACTACTGCGTCGACACAGCGTTGCCTATCTGCTCCAAACCTGATCAGATGACGCGACAAAGTAAAAGATTTCCTGGACTACTTTGGTCCTTGAGACTTAACGGTTAAATCTAGAGCTTGGTGGGTGGAGGGTGTCGGTACTTCAGTCAGTACAGGATTTGAACGTACTTAATGGAGTGTTGACTGCTGACCTCACCATCTGCTTCTCTGTCACTCTGCATCTGTACACAGGGACTGCAGCACCTTCCTTTGAGTAGGTGGGAAACCAGCTGTCTGAACTCTGCTGACCTCAGGGATCAACCCATTTTTACACGTCTTGACCAACTGGGTGTAATGCCTCGCTACAGTCGGCAGTATTTACTCATTAAAAATGGTCCAGAGCTGTGGGAAACAGGACTGTGCTGAAGCCCAAAC carries:
- the LOC101168054 gene encoding recoverin-like, translated to MGNSKSGAVSKEILEDLKLSTKFSETEIVHWYENFKKQCPSGRITKEEFQNIYSKFFPESDANTYAQHVFRSFDTNDDGTLDFKEYIIALHMTSTGKTTRKLEWAFSLFDVDKNGYITKSEVKEICASIFKLIPKDEVDDLPDDENTPEKRAEKLWKTFNKEDNDRIAEGEFVHGLLNNEEALSLIQYEPLK